A segment of the Tsukamurella tyrosinosolvens genome:
CCGACCGCGGCGAGCCCGAGGAAGAGCGCGCGCCACGGGGCGACCTGCACGAGCGCCGAGCCGAAGAAGGGCGTGAGCGCGGGCGTCGCGGCGATCACGATCGACAGCGACGTGAGCAGGTGCATCCGCGCGTCCGTCGGATACCGGCGCTGGATCACCAAGCGGCACAGCACCGTCGCCGAGGTTCCGCCCACCGCCTGCACGAATCGGGCGACGCCGAGCACCGCCACTGTCGGGGCGGCGGCGGCGAGCACCCCGCCGAGCGCGAACAGCACGAGCCCCAGCGCCTGCAGCGCCCGGGCGTCGAACCGGTCCGCGAGCACGCCCGCGGCGAACATCGAGACCGCGTAGCCCGCCATGTAGCAGGACAGGGTGAGCTGGATGGCGGAGACCGACGTGTGCAGGTCGATCGCCATCTGCGGCGTCGACGGATTGAGCAGGCTCAGCCCCAGCTGCGGCGCGGTGACCGCGACCAGCAGCATGATCGTGGTCCACCGGCCGGGCGCGCTCACGACGGTCTCCTCCCGATCGGCGACCGCACTCGCCTCAGCCACCGGTCACCGCCACCGGTTCCGGCTGCGCCACCGCCGGATTCACCCGCTCCGCGATGGACCGTGCCACCGCGCGGGCCCGGCGGCGGATCTTGGCGATGCTGCTGATGTAGTACAGGTCGCCCGAAGCGATCTCGCCGAGCGCGTACAGCCCCGGCACCGATGCGCCGTCGCGGCCGACGATCGCGTTGTCGTCGACGTTCACCCGCAGACCGCCGTACGGATTGCGCCGGGCCGTGCCGCCGTAGACGAGCGAGGAGACCAGGCTCGCGGCTGCGCCCGAGGGCGCCCCCGCCGGGGTCCGCGTCGCGTTGACCACGTGCTGGACGGCCTCGTCACCGTCGGCGCTGCTCACCACCAGCCCCGAGGCCGACGGTGCCACGTCCCGGACGCCGTGCCGGACGGTCAGTGCACCGTCGACCACCATGTCCCCGAGGACCTGCGCGCTCCGTGCGGGCAGGGGGTTGGCGAGCGCCTGGAAGGGTGCGTGCACGGTGGCGACCATGGCCGATCGCGCCGAGCGGGTCATCGCCGACCAGAGGTCGTTGGCGTAGTACTGGGCCACGCAGATCACCAGGCGCTGCACCTCGGGCGCGATCGAGACGGGGCGGCCGGCGAAACCCGCGAGGCGGGGCCCGGCGGGCTCGGCGATCGCGCGGAACGCGGCACGCACCTCGGATCGGCGCAGCCCCTCGCCCACCGCGAGGTAGTCGACGATGTTCACGACGTCCTCCCACTCGAGGCCGCCGTGCCGCTGGCGCACGCGCCGA
Coding sequences within it:
- a CDS encoding FAD/NAD(P)-binding protein, whose product is MVSVGIVGGGAAAVSLLRQLPVSDDLSVSVYADRVIGPGRAYAEESDSALLNRQAFAMSISAEEPDEFVDWCRANEPELLVDGGHSFVPRWAYGRYLRQCTQARAVDFGDSLTRITGRVTDAAREGDLWRLVVHRPGFTPETYRHDVVVLALGSSPPADPYRLEGTENYTQDPYPVDEWLPTVLAGDSAAVIGTGLSAIDVALAVGSRGWGGHLLMASRQGILPDVRSDLEPLDFDPDVGALIRRVRQRHGGLEWEDVVNIVDYLAVGEGLRRSEVRAAFRAIAEPAGPRLAGFAGRPVSIAPEVQRLVICVAQYYANDLWSAMTRSARSAMVATVHAPFQALANPLPARSAQVLGDMVVDGALTVRHGVRDVAPSASGLVVSSADGDEAVQHVVNATRTPAGAPSGAAASLVSSLVYGGTARRNPYGGLRVNVDDNAIVGRDGASVPGLYALGEIASGDLYYISSIAKIRRRARAVARSIAERVNPAVAQPEPVAVTGG